Proteins encoded within one genomic window of Microbacterium sp. zg-B185:
- the pstB gene encoding phosphate ABC transporter ATP-binding protein PstB — protein MSKSIEVNDLNVYYGDFLAVEGVSLQIEPRSVTAFIGPSGCGKSTFLRTLNRMHEVIPGARVEGEVLLDGDDLYAASVDPVLVRRQVGMVFQRPNPFPTMSIKENVLAGVKLNNKRISKSDADDLVERSLTGANLWNEVKDRLDKPGSSLSGGQQQRLCIARAIAVSPQVLLMDEPCSALDPISTYAIEELIGKLKNDYTIVIVTHNMQQASRVSDRTAFFNIAGTGKPGKLIEYGDTRTIFTHPSVQATEDYVSGRFG, from the coding sequence GTGTCCAAGAGCATCGAAGTCAACGACCTCAACGTCTACTACGGCGACTTCCTCGCCGTGGAGGGCGTCTCCCTGCAGATCGAGCCGCGCAGCGTCACCGCCTTCATCGGCCCCTCCGGCTGCGGCAAGTCCACGTTCCTGCGCACGCTCAACCGCATGCACGAAGTCATCCCCGGCGCCCGCGTGGAGGGCGAGGTGCTGCTGGACGGCGACGACCTGTATGCCGCGAGCGTGGACCCCGTGCTGGTGCGCCGTCAGGTGGGCATGGTCTTCCAGCGCCCCAACCCGTTCCCGACGATGTCGATCAAGGAGAACGTCCTGGCGGGGGTGAAGCTGAACAACAAGCGCATCTCGAAGTCGGACGCCGACGATCTCGTGGAGAGGTCCCTGACCGGCGCGAACCTGTGGAACGAGGTCAAGGACCGCCTGGACAAGCCCGGCTCGAGCCTGTCCGGCGGGCAGCAGCAGCGGCTGTGCATCGCCCGCGCGATCGCGGTCTCACCGCAGGTGCTGCTGATGGACGAGCCGTGCTCTGCGCTGGATCCCATCTCCACGTACGCGATCGAAGAGCTGATCGGCAAGCTGAAGAACGACTACACGATCGTGATCGTCACGCACAACATGCAGCAGGCCTCGCGCGTCTCGGACCGGACCGCCTTCTTCAACATCGCCGGCACCGGCAAGCCGGGCAAGCTGATCGAATACGGCGACACCCGCACGATCTTCACCCACCCCAGCGTGCAGGCGACAGAGGACTACGTCTCCGGACGGTTCGGCTAG